A part of Desulfomicrobium baculatum DSM 4028 genomic DNA contains:
- a CDS encoding formylglycine-generating enzyme family protein codes for MHPVSLLPTPGMDWVEPMTRMEFVWIAPGAFNMGASPGDLAGPEYERPCHTVCIDHGYWIGRNLVTNRAYRLFRPGHDAVETLRRQYPDYDLSHLERKEFDRPMQPVVRVDWDDAEAFLDWLSLLHDMRIRFALPTEEQWEYACRAGTSSPWPWGYGIECYHANFGNGAIEERCKGFNPGMTSDVGSYDPNAWGIYDMCGNVAEMCRDIYVDYAEKERRSDRMSLGLELVDATNTSRVVRNGGWNASGSRLRSSHRFKAYSHLSRLDLGFRACINS; via the coding sequence ATGCATCCTGTTTCACTTCTTCCTACTCCGGGGATGGATTGGGTCGAACCCATGACGCGGATGGAGTTCGTCTGGATTGCTCCTGGAGCCTTCAATATGGGCGCCTCGCCGGGTGATCTCGCTGGGCCGGAATACGAGCGGCCTTGCCACACGGTATGCATCGACCACGGCTATTGGATCGGGCGCAACCTGGTGACAAATCGCGCATACCGACTTTTCCGCCCCGGGCATGACGCGGTTGAGACGCTGCGTCGCCAGTACCCCGATTACGACCTGTCGCATCTGGAGCGCAAGGAGTTTGACAGACCCATGCAGCCCGTCGTGCGTGTCGATTGGGATGATGCCGAGGCCTTTCTGGATTGGCTGAGCCTTCTTCATGACATGCGCATTCGCTTCGCTCTGCCGACGGAAGAGCAGTGGGAGTACGCCTGTCGAGCCGGCACGTCCTCGCCGTGGCCATGGGGATATGGAATTGAATGCTATCATGCAAATTTCGGAAATGGCGCCATAGAGGAGAGGTGCAAAGGATTCAATCCTGGCATGACGAGCGATGTCGGATCGTATGATCCTAATGCTTGGGGAATTTATGACATGTGCGGCAACGTAGCGGAGATGTGCCGGGACATCTATGTGGATTACGCTGAAAAGGAACGTAGGAGCGATAGGATGTCCCTTGGCCTGGAGCTTGTTGACGCTACGAACACCTCGCGAGTTGTGCGGAACGGCGGATGGAATGCTTCAGGATCCAGGCTCAGAAGTTCTCACAGATTCAAGGCGTATTCGCATCTTTCCAGACTGGATCTTGGATTTCGAGCATGTATCAACTCTTGA
- a CDS encoding formylglycine-generating enzyme family protein: MNVNSRKRNIRNVKSWTEPITGMDFIWVSAGSFWMGAQQSDADATWVEMPRHKVTLTREYWIGKYPVTQFQWKRIMGRNPSFFKGVSLPVERVSWEDCQEFLAKLNRRSSGQFFSLPTEAQWEYACRAGTQTRYSWGDESDCEKANYGKFEVSFELLFYDCGGQNPGRTSPVGKYPPNAWEICDMHGNVWEWCEDTFEEYSTRELVDPVYSGGTDRVCRGGGWGSSQSAVRSSFRDWAECDQRSADLGFRIVFR, encoded by the coding sequence GTGAATGTAAATTCAAGAAAAAGAAACATCAGGAATGTCAAGTCATGGACTGAGCCAATTACAGGTATGGATTTCATTTGGGTCTCTGCCGGCAGTTTCTGGATGGGAGCGCAGCAGTCAGATGCTGACGCGACGTGGGTAGAGATGCCTCGTCACAAAGTGACGCTGACTAGGGAATACTGGATTGGAAAATATCCAGTCACTCAGTTTCAATGGAAGCGGATTATGGGCAGAAACCCTTCTTTTTTTAAAGGAGTCAGCCTGCCAGTGGAAAGAGTTTCCTGGGAAGATTGTCAGGAATTTTTGGCAAAGCTCAATCGGCGAAGCTCAGGACAGTTTTTTTCTCTGCCAACCGAAGCCCAGTGGGAATATGCGTGCAGAGCCGGAACACAGACCAGGTATTCCTGGGGAGATGAAAGCGATTGCGAGAAAGCGAATTATGGCAAGTTCGAAGTAAGTTTTGAACTTCTTTTCTATGACTGTGGCGGCCAAAATCCCGGAAGAACATCTCCAGTTGGAAAGTACCCTCCCAATGCTTGGGAGATATGCGACATGCATGGGAATGTTTGGGAGTGGTGTGAAGACACGTTCGAAGAATACTCAACGCGGGAACTAGTTGATCCGGTCTATTCCGGAGGAACTGATCGAGTTTGCAGAGGAGGCGGGTGGGGTAGTTCGCAAAGCGCGGTACGGTCTTCATTTCGAGACTGGGCAGAATGCGACCAGCGATCGGCGGATCTTGGATTTCGCATAGTTTTCCGATGA